The genomic window ATACCGGCTGACGCTTTCAGCATTTCACGCCGCCGTGTTAATGGCGATTAAGCGCAGTGGCGCAACTGGAAAGGTGTTATGGGAGGATCGATATCACGCTGGCTACCCGTGGAAATACGGTCAGGATATCGCGTGAACGTATTGATGATTTAATGATGGCGGACGATAGTCACTGTTTTTTCAGCGCCCGGGCAAAATTCATCGATTTTTTGCAGGCGTATCTTTTCTGGAAAAAGTAAAATAGAAGATTATAAACACATTCATCAATTGCTTTGTTATGATAATCCTAAATCTTTATGGGATGAGACCATAGAAAGTCACTGGCGCCCGCTCTTTTGTCTTATGAAAATGATGGATCACAGTAGGGCAGAGCATAGACGGCATTACCGTATTGCGTGGAAAAATAATGGCTATTATGTTTATATCTTAACACTCATCTATGCCGGGAAATCTATTACTCGGACGATGCTTAATCAGCAAGAAATCGATTTTCTGAAAGAAAAGCTTTTTAACGAAAATAACGGCGAAATTATCTTGCGCGCTGCCCGGAGCGAGAGTAAGCCTCACCACGAACACTATGCGAGATCGTTTTTACGCCATTATGAAGACTATAAACAACAGCGGGCCACCGCAATCACATCGCCTCTATTGACCGCTTTTTGGGACAAATCATGGGCAAATCCATTAATCAACACGTCATCGCCAAAGGGAAGGAGATTGGGCGGGGATGCTATGGGTCGGCCTTTAAAATTGGCGCGTTTGTGGTGAAAATTCCCTGTAATAAAGATAAGGTCTGGATCGATTTTGCGGCGCTGCCAAATGCCCATCCCGTACGCACCCAATATTACCTCAATAGGGCCAATGATGAGCCTGATTTTGCCCGCGCCGGAGTGATGACCAATAAACACGGCGATTCGGTGGATGTGTTTGTCACGAAATATATCGTGGGCAGTACGTTAGAAGATCTGTTTGACGACGAGGAAGTGTATCGGCTGCGCACCAAAGCATTGATGCAGCTCGATGCGCGCGGATTATTTATGCATGACGCCGACGTGATAGGCAACATATTGGTGGACAGAGATGGGCGAATATACTTTATTGATGCCGACCAAATGGTCATTGCACAACGTCAGCGGCTTACCTGCGCGCCATCCTTTGCCACCGAGGAGTTGGAAGCGGTGCTGGAAATCCAGTATCAGGCAATGGCAAAGCGGGCGATGAAACGCTGCCGACGCGATAATGACTATTTGCGGCGTCTATCAGCGCTGCGCGCGATGCGCGTACAACCCACCGCGATGGACATCACGGCCGCCCGATGCGGCCCGTGATGCGTTTGTCGGGCGATTATTCCACGCGCAGGATGCGGCTGGTGTTGGTGGTCCCGACCATGTCCATGACATCGCCCTGGGTGATAATGACCGTGTCTCCCGACACCAGAAAGCCTTTATCGCGCAGCAAGTTGGTGGCGTGGGTCGTCGCCGCCACGCCTTCACCGTCGCCGTCAAAGTAGACCGGCGTCACGCCGCGATAAAGCGCGGTCAGATTCAGGGTATGTTCGTGGCGCGAGAGGGCAAAAATCGGCAGACCCGAGCTGATACGCGACATCATAAGCGCGGTGCGGCCCGATTCTGTCATTGAGATAATGGCGGTGATGCCTTTCAGGTGGTTGGCGGCGTACATCGCCGACATGGCGATGGCCTCTTCGATGTTATCGAATTGCACATCCAGCCGATGTTTGGACACATTGATGCTGGGGATCTTTTCCGCGCCGAGGCAGACGCTGGCCATTGCGGCCACCGTTTCGGCGGGATACTGCCCTGCGGCGGTCTCGGCCGAGAGCATGACCGCATCGGTGCCGTCGAGCACCGCGTTGGCGACGTCCATGACTTCCGCGCGCGTCGGCATCGGATTGGTTATCATCGACTCCATCATCTGCGTGGCGGTGATGACGGCGCGATTAAGCGTACGGGCGCGGCGGATCAATTTTTTTTGAATACCCACCAGTTCCGGATCGCCAATTTCAACCCCTAAATCGCCGCGGGCGACCATCACCACATCCGAGGCGAGGATGATATCGTCCATCGCTTCCTCGGTCGCCACGGCTTCGGCGCGCTCCACCTTCGAGACAATTTTGGCATAGCTGCCCGCGTCACGAGCCAGACGGCGGGCATAGTTCAAATCCTCGCCGGTGCGGGGAAAGGACACCGCCAGGTAATCAACGCCAATTCGCGCGGCGGTAATGATGTCGGCTTTGTCTTTTTCGGTCAGCGTTTCGGCGGACAAACCGCCGCCAAGCTTGTTGATGCCCTTGTTATTGGACAGCGGACCGCCTACCGTCACCTCGGTGTAAACCCGAATACCCTGGACTTCGAGTATTTTGAGCTGCACGCGGCCATCATCGAGCAGCAGAATATCGCCGGGCACCACATCGTCGGGCAAGCCCTTATAATCAATGCCCACCCGCTCGCGGTCGCCCTCGCCGCGGCCAAGTGAGGCATCCAGCAGGAATTTGTCGCCGATGTTCAAAAAAATTTTCCCTTCACGGAACGTCGAAACGCGGATTTTAGGCCCTTGCAAATCGCCGAGTATCGCCACGTGCCGGCCGAGTCGGGCCGAGATTTCGCGCACTTTCTGCGCTCGCAAAAGATGATCTTTTGCGCTGCCGTGTGAAAAGTTCAGGCGTACGACGTTGGCGCCGGCGGCGATCACTTTTTCGAGATTATTATTGCGATCGGTGGCGGGGCCGAGGGTTGTGACAATTTTGGTTCTTCTTAGCCGTCTGGACATGGATAACTCCGTTGACTTGGGCAATGGTGTTGTTACAACAAAAAGACTGCTCCGGAGGGGTGCCAGACGTTTGACCGGTCCCCGCGCCGGGTAATCCCTGCTGGTAAAAGCCCTCTGCGGCAGCCCGGCCGTCGCAGAGGGCACGAAGGTTTCCTGGATGCCTTCGTTAAAGTCCTAATTCCGTTTTATCAAAGCGCGATTCTTTCAGGGCGTCCTTGACCCGCTTCAAGTTATCCCGGAATTTTGCGCCGCGCCGCAGCGTAAAACCGGTTGCCAGGACATCGATCACGGTCAATTGTGCCAGACGTGATGTCATCGGCATGAACATATTCGTGTCCTTAGGCACATCCAGCTCCAGAGTCAAAGAGGCCTCAAGCGCCAGCGGCGAGCGTGGCGAGGTGATGGCGATAACCGTCGCATCATTCTCCCGCACCAGCGCCGAGAGTTCTACCAGAATTTTGGTGCGCCCGGTATGAGAAATCAGCACCACGACATCACCTTCGCTGGAATTCATGCAGCTCATGCGTTGTAGTACAATATCCTCTGAGTAAACCACCGGGATATTGAAACGGAAAAATTTATTCATCGCATCATGCGCCACCGCCGCCGAAGCGCCAAGGCCAAAAAAGGAAATTTTTTTGGCCTGGGTCAGAAGGTCAACTGCCCGATTGACCGCGGCAATATCGAGACTGTTTTTAACCTGCTCCAGACTCGCCATCGCGGACTCGAAGATTTTATGAGTATAGGAATCTACGCTATCGTCTTCATCCACATTGCGGTTTACATACAGCGTCCAATTCGCCAGACTTTGGGCGAGATGCAATTTAAAATCAGGATAGCCTTTGCTTCCTAAACGGCGGCAAAAACGGTTGACAGTTGGTTCGCTAAC from Sodalis glossinidius str. 'morsitans' includes these protein-coding regions:
- a CDS encoding MurR/RpiR family transcriptional regulator; translated protein: MNMLEKINTHLELLSKSERKVAEVILLSPQTAIHSSIAILARTADVSEPTVNRFCRRLGSKGYPDFKLHLAQSLANWTLYVNRNVDEDDSVDSYTHKIFESAMASLEQVKNSLDIAAVNRAVDLLTQAKKISFFGLGASAAVAHDAMNKFFRFNIPVVYSEDIVLQRMSCMNSSEGDVVVLISHTGRTKILVELSALVRENDATVIAITSPRSPLALEASLTLELDVPKDTNMFMPMTSRLAQLTVIDVLATGFTLRRGAKFRDNLKRVKDALKESRFDKTELGL
- the pyk gene encoding pyruvate kinase, producing the protein MSRRLRRTKIVTTLGPATDRNNNLEKVIAAGANVVRLNFSHGSAKDHLLRAQKVREISARLGRHVAILGDLQGPKIRVSTFREGKIFLNIGDKFLLDASLGRGEGDRERVGIDYKGLPDDVVPGDILLLDDGRVQLKILEVQGIRVYTEVTVGGPLSNNKGINKLGGGLSAETLTEKDKADIITAARIGVDYLAVSFPRTGEDLNYARRLARDAGSYAKIVSKVERAEAVATEEAMDDIILASDVVMVARGDLGVEIGDPELVGIQKKLIRRARTLNRAVITATQMMESMITNPMPTRAEVMDVANAVLDGTDAVMLSAETAAGQYPAETVAAMASVCLGAEKIPSINVSKHRLDVQFDNIEEAIAMSAMYAANHLKGITAIISMTESGRTALMMSRISSGLPIFALSRHEHTLNLTALYRGVTPVYFDGDGEGVAATTHATNLLRDKGFLVSGDTVIITQGDVMDMVGTTNTSRILRVE